A region of Diospyros lotus cultivar Yz01 chromosome 3, ASM1463336v1, whole genome shotgun sequence DNA encodes the following proteins:
- the LOC127796170 gene encoding RNA-binding protein 1-like isoform X3, producing MADAYWRYDDRRQQPPLPNLVAKRPRSDYDLPGGHELPSYYVRDDERAGLHLIRDTDTIGASYDRYLRNAQISSYGGSDSARPLGGGLSGRPVDDPRIIGLGGSDPVVTTKSRSMGLGGGRPEISLPPDASNTLFVEGLPTNCTRREVSHIFRPFVGYKEVRLVTKESRHVGGEPLVLCFVDFVSPAHAATAMDALQEDELNSFIIG from the exons ATGGCGGATGCTTACTGGCGATACGACGACCGGAGGCAGCAACCGCCGCTTCCTAATCTCGTTGCTAAACGCCCTCGCTCTGATTACG ATCTTCCTGGCGGTCATGAATTGCCAAGCTACTATGTTCGTGATGATGAAAGAGCAGGGCTTCATCTGATTAGAGATACTGATACCATTGGGGCATCATATGATCGTTACTTGCGCAATGCA CAAATTTCATCTTATGGTGGGAGTGATTCTGCTAGACCTCTGGGTGGTGGACTAAGTGGTCGTCCTGTTGATGATCCAAGAATTATTGGTCTTGGGGGTTCAGACCCAGTGGTAACAACAAAAAGCCGTTCTATGGGATTGGGAGGTGGCAGACCTGAGATTTCCCTCCCTCCAGATGCTAGCAATACGCTCTTTGTGGAGGGCTTGCCTACAAACTGTACCCGCAGGGAAGTCTCTC ATATCTTTCGCCCTTTTGTAGGTTATAAAGAAGTGAGATTGGTGACAAAGGAATCAAGACAT GTTGGGGGTGAGCCACTGGTACTctgttttgttgattttgtcaGTCCGGCACATGCTGCCACTGCAATGGACGCATTGCAAG AGGATGAGCTCAATAGTTTTATCATCGGATGA
- the LOC127797684 gene encoding protein yippee-like At4g27740 has protein sequence MADFQGAGNPLYSCWNCRNPLAYRDDLLSKAFQTKSGPGYLFDHAMNVVLGRKEDRELITGRFTVCDIYCSKCGIELGWKYVRAFEASQRYKEGKFIVEKVKIFKTQF, from the exons ATGGCAGACTTCCAAGGCGCCGGTAATCCGTTGTACAGTTGCTGGAACTGCCGGAATCCGCTGGCGTATCGCGACGATCTTCTCTCTAAAGCCTTCCAG ACCAAGTCTGGGCCTGGCTATTTGTTTGATCACGCAATGAACGTTGTATTGGGGCGCAAAGAAGATAGAGAACTTATAACCGGTCGTTTTACTGTTTGCGACATCTATTGTAGCAAATGTGGGATCGAGCTAGGTTGGAAATACGTTCGAGCATTTGAGGCTAGCCAAAGGTACAAAGAAGGAAAATTTATAGTCGAGAAGGTTAAGATTTTTAAGACGCAATTCTAA
- the LOC127796170 gene encoding RNA-binding protein 1-like isoform X1, whose protein sequence is MADAYWRYDDRRQQPPLPNLVAKRPRSDYDLPGGHELPSYYVRDDERAGLHLIRDTDTIGASYDRYLRNAQISSYGGSDSARPLGGGLSGRPVDDPRIIGLGGSDPVVTTKSRSMGLGGGRPEISLPPDASNTLFVEGLPTNCTRREVSHIFRPFVGYKEVRLVTKESRHVGGEPLVLCFVDFVSPAHAATAMDALQGYKFDEDDRDSASLRLQFARYPGARSGGGHRGKR, encoded by the exons ATGGCGGATGCTTACTGGCGATACGACGACCGGAGGCAGCAACCGCCGCTTCCTAATCTCGTTGCTAAACGCCCTCGCTCTGATTACG ATCTTCCTGGCGGTCATGAATTGCCAAGCTACTATGTTCGTGATGATGAAAGAGCAGGGCTTCATCTGATTAGAGATACTGATACCATTGGGGCATCATATGATCGTTACTTGCGCAATGCA CAAATTTCATCTTATGGTGGGAGTGATTCTGCTAGACCTCTGGGTGGTGGACTAAGTGGTCGTCCTGTTGATGATCCAAGAATTATTGGTCTTGGGGGTTCAGACCCAGTGGTAACAACAAAAAGCCGTTCTATGGGATTGGGAGGTGGCAGACCTGAGATTTCCCTCCCTCCAGATGCTAGCAATACGCTCTTTGTGGAGGGCTTGCCTACAAACTGTACCCGCAGGGAAGTCTCTC ATATCTTTCGCCCTTTTGTAGGTTATAAAGAAGTGAGATTGGTGACAAAGGAATCAAGACAT GTTGGGGGTGAGCCACTGGTACTctgttttgttgattttgtcaGTCCGGCACATGCTGCCACTGCAATGGACGCATTGCAAG GTTATAAATTTGATGAGGATGACCGTGACTCAGCCAGTTTAAGGCTGCAATTTGCTCGCTACCCTGGTGCGAGGTCAGGTGGCGGGCACCGTGGCAAGCGTTAA
- the LOC127796492 gene encoding dof zinc finger protein DOF4.6-like isoform X1: MDTAQWPQGIGVVKPTTMESSNNQSRRPRPQKEQALNCPRCNSTNTKFCYYNNYSLTQPRYFCKTCRRYWTEGGSLRNVPVGGGSRKNKRSAPSSPPISSKKLNDLGFSQPAGSENPKSNQAQDLNLAYPPSAIASSPSASHLPAGLSTFMPSNHPVYSSSGLGFPLQEFKPSLNFSLDGFEAAASGYGGVQEGGAAARLFFPFEDLKLQAPSNNGQFDEQINRGQGEPNNGYWTGMLGGGSW, encoded by the exons ATGGACACTGCTCAGTGGCCACAG GGAATTGGAGTGGTGAAACCCACCACCATGGAAAGCTCAAATAATCAAAGCAGAAGGCCAAGGCCACAGAAAGAGCAAGCCTTGAACTGTCCAAGATGCAATTCAACCAACACCAAGTTCTGTTACTACAACAACTACAGCCTCACTCAGCCAAGATACTTCTGCAAAACCTGTAGAAGATACTGGACTGAAGGAGGATCTCTGAGGAACGTTCCAGTTGGGGGCGGATCCAGGAAGAACAAGAGATCCGCGCCATCTTCCCCGCCAATTTCTTCCAAGAAGCTCAATGATCTAGGGTTTTCTCAGCCCGCAGGTTCTGAAAATCCTAAATCCAACCAAGCCCAAGACCTAAACCTAGCTTACCCACCAAGCGCTATTGCTTCTTCTCCTTCTGCATCTCATCTACCAGCTGGGTTGTCTACTTTCATGCCTAGTAATCATCCTGTTTATTCATCATCTGGGTTAGGGTTTCCTCTGCAAGAGTTCAAGCCAAGCCTGAATTTTTCCTTGGATGGGTTTGAAGCAGCCGCCAGTGGCTATGGTGGTGTTCAAGAGGGTGGCGCCGCTGCAAGGctatttttcccttttgagGACTTGAAGCTGCAGGCTCCAAGCAATAATGGGCAGTTTGATGAACAGATTAATAGAGGGCAAGGAGAGCCCAATAATGGGTACTGGACTGGAATGCTGGGTGGAGGATCATGGTAA
- the LOC127796170 gene encoding protein MATERNALLY EXPRESSED GENE 5-like isoform X2 yields MADAYWRYDDRRQQPPLPNLVAKRPRSDYDLPGGHELPSYYVRDDERAGLHLIRDTDTIGASYDRYLRNAQISSYGGSDSARPLGGGLSGRPVDDPRIIGLGGSDPVVTTKSRSMGLGGGRPEISLPPDASNTLFVEGLPTNCTRREVSHIFRPFVGYKEVRLVTKESRHVGGEPLVLCFVDFVSPAHAATAMDALQGVNNVNIWLRSFAAI; encoded by the exons ATGGCGGATGCTTACTGGCGATACGACGACCGGAGGCAGCAACCGCCGCTTCCTAATCTCGTTGCTAAACGCCCTCGCTCTGATTACG ATCTTCCTGGCGGTCATGAATTGCCAAGCTACTATGTTCGTGATGATGAAAGAGCAGGGCTTCATCTGATTAGAGATACTGATACCATTGGGGCATCATATGATCGTTACTTGCGCAATGCA CAAATTTCATCTTATGGTGGGAGTGATTCTGCTAGACCTCTGGGTGGTGGACTAAGTGGTCGTCCTGTTGATGATCCAAGAATTATTGGTCTTGGGGGTTCAGACCCAGTGGTAACAACAAAAAGCCGTTCTATGGGATTGGGAGGTGGCAGACCTGAGATTTCCCTCCCTCCAGATGCTAGCAATACGCTCTTTGTGGAGGGCTTGCCTACAAACTGTACCCGCAGGGAAGTCTCTC ATATCTTTCGCCCTTTTGTAGGTTATAAAGAAGTGAGATTGGTGACAAAGGAATCAAGACAT GTTGGGGGTGAGCCACTGGTACTctgttttgttgattttgtcaGTCCGGCACATGCTGCCACTGCAATGGACGCATTGCAAG gagtTAATAATGTGAATATCTGGTTGCGGAGCTTTGCTGCCATCTAA
- the LOC127796492 gene encoding dof zinc finger protein DOF4.6-like isoform X2, protein MEKLKIGIGVVKPTTMESSNNQSRRPRPQKEQALNCPRCNSTNTKFCYYNNYSLTQPRYFCKTCRRYWTEGGSLRNVPVGGGSRKNKRSAPSSPPISSKKLNDLGFSQPAGSENPKSNQAQDLNLAYPPSAIASSPSASHLPAGLSTFMPSNHPVYSSSGLGFPLQEFKPSLNFSLDGFEAAASGYGGVQEGGAAARLFFPFEDLKLQAPSNNGQFDEQINRGQGEPNNGYWTGMLGGGSW, encoded by the exons ATGGAAAAGTTGAAAATT GGAATTGGAGTGGTGAAACCCACCACCATGGAAAGCTCAAATAATCAAAGCAGAAGGCCAAGGCCACAGAAAGAGCAAGCCTTGAACTGTCCAAGATGCAATTCAACCAACACCAAGTTCTGTTACTACAACAACTACAGCCTCACTCAGCCAAGATACTTCTGCAAAACCTGTAGAAGATACTGGACTGAAGGAGGATCTCTGAGGAACGTTCCAGTTGGGGGCGGATCCAGGAAGAACAAGAGATCCGCGCCATCTTCCCCGCCAATTTCTTCCAAGAAGCTCAATGATCTAGGGTTTTCTCAGCCCGCAGGTTCTGAAAATCCTAAATCCAACCAAGCCCAAGACCTAAACCTAGCTTACCCACCAAGCGCTATTGCTTCTTCTCCTTCTGCATCTCATCTACCAGCTGGGTTGTCTACTTTCATGCCTAGTAATCATCCTGTTTATTCATCATCTGGGTTAGGGTTTCCTCTGCAAGAGTTCAAGCCAAGCCTGAATTTTTCCTTGGATGGGTTTGAAGCAGCCGCCAGTGGCTATGGTGGTGTTCAAGAGGGTGGCGCCGCTGCAAGGctatttttcccttttgagGACTTGAAGCTGCAGGCTCCAAGCAATAATGGGCAGTTTGATGAACAGATTAATAGAGGGCAAGGAGAGCCCAATAATGGGTACTGGACTGGAATGCTGGGTGGAGGATCATGGTAA
- the LOC127796171 gene encoding LOW QUALITY PROTEIN: stress-response A/B barrel domain-containing protein At5g22580-like (The sequence of the model RefSeq protein was modified relative to this genomic sequence to represent the inferred CDS: inserted 2 bases in 1 codon; substituted 1 base at 1 genomic stop codon), with protein MAAEIKHLAVAKFKDGVAVEELLKEMEKIAISLGLYLQYVXHSKSFNVGXIESLEMLRQGFTHAFLIIFKSKGDFAAFAGHPKRVEFSATFSTAIDKVVVLDFPAIDKIVVLGCSCQASHLFWPEASAIFLGP; from the exons ATGGCGGCAGAGATCAAGCACCTGGCGGTGGCCAAGTTCAAGGACGGCGTGGCAGTGGAAGAGCTCTTGAAGGAGATGGAGAAGATTGCCATTTCATTGGGTTTATACCTCCAGTACGTGTAACACTCAAAGTCCTTTAATGTGGG CATTGAAAGCCTGGAGATGCTGAGACAAGGCTTCACCCATGCTTTCTTGATTATATTCAAGAGCAAGGGGGATTTCGCTGCCTTTGCCGGGCACCCAAAACGTGTGGAGTTCTCAGCTACATTTTCAACAGCTATTGACAAGGTTGTGGTGCTTGATTTCCCAGCCATTGACAAGATTGTGGTGCTTGGCTGTTCTTGCCAAGCCTCCCACCTGTTCTGGCCAGAAGCTTCTGCAATTTTTTTGGGGCCCTAG